Proteins found in one Brevibacillus brevis genomic segment:
- a CDS encoding ACT domain-containing protein, whose protein sequence is MKKEEKFYLIRSDILPESIAKTIEAKKMLESGEVDTVNEAVERVGLSRSAFYKYKDGIFPFNAMMSEKIMTFTFSLDHMSGYLSKVLTYVADQGGNVLTINQTIPLQGIATISMSVDMANLRVSSTEFLDSLQLIPGVRKAMIVGRG, encoded by the coding sequence ATGAAAAAGGAAGAAAAATTCTACTTGATTCGATCTGACATCCTGCCAGAATCGATTGCCAAAACGATTGAAGCCAAGAAGATGCTGGAATCCGGCGAAGTGGATACCGTGAATGAAGCGGTTGAACGGGTAGGATTGAGCCGCAGTGCTTTTTATAAGTACAAAGATGGCATTTTTCCGTTCAATGCGATGATGAGCGAAAAAATTATGACGTTTACTTTCTCTTTGGATCACATGTCAGGTTACTTGTCCAAAGTGCTCACATATGTAGCAGATCAAGGTGGAAACGTTTTGACCATCAATCAGACGATTCCACTTCAAGGGATTGCTACCATATCCATGTCAGTCGATATGGCTAATCTTCGCGTATCTAGCACGGAGTTTTTGGATAGCTTGCAGCTGATCCCGGGCGTTCGCAAAGCGATGATCGTCGGTAGAGGCTAA
- a CDS encoding homoserine dehydrogenase — translation MEKQSIKLGLMGFGTVGTGVVRIIQAHQEDLQKQTGLSIEVSRILVQDAEKSRNIPSMESALTTDPASLLDDPEIEVIVEVIGGIHPAKEYILGALERGKHVVTANKDLMALHGAEILEKAQEKGCDVFYEASVAGGIPILRALVEGFSSDRIEKMMGIVNGTTNYIMTKMSKEGAEYSEVLKEAQALGYAEQDPTSDVEGFDAARKMAILATLGFRVPMKLEDVDVKGISSVSKEDIAYGKQLGYEIKLLGLARRDEEAIEVSVQPTLVPKSHPLASVNGVFNAVYVHGEAVGETMFYGPGAGELPTATAVVSDLVTVVKNRKLGVNGRGMVAPYKEKVLKEDSEKFSKYFLRIVVADKRGVLAQITQLLADKNISLEQVIQQPFNNGREAEIIMITHLSSKSDMDAVLAYMEQMDIVSTVQSCYRVEGGDK, via the coding sequence ATGGAGAAGCAGAGCATTAAATTGGGGTTAATGGGTTTTGGAACAGTCGGGACTGGTGTCGTGCGCATTATCCAAGCCCATCAGGAGGATTTACAAAAGCAAACAGGCCTCAGTATTGAGGTTTCCCGTATTCTAGTTCAGGATGCGGAAAAATCTCGTAATATTCCATCCATGGAGAGCGCGCTGACCACTGACCCTGCTAGCCTTTTGGATGATCCAGAAATTGAAGTCATCGTAGAAGTGATTGGCGGCATTCACCCTGCAAAGGAATACATTTTGGGCGCACTCGAACGAGGCAAGCACGTAGTAACAGCCAACAAAGATCTGATGGCGTTGCACGGAGCCGAAATTTTAGAGAAAGCGCAAGAAAAGGGCTGTGACGTTTTCTACGAGGCGAGTGTAGCAGGTGGAATACCGATCTTGCGTGCGTTAGTAGAAGGGTTCTCCTCAGACCGTATCGAGAAAATGATGGGGATTGTCAACGGAACAACCAATTACATCATGACCAAAATGAGCAAAGAGGGCGCAGAATACAGCGAGGTTTTGAAAGAAGCGCAAGCACTGGGCTATGCGGAGCAGGACCCAACCTCCGACGTGGAAGGCTTTGATGCCGCCCGCAAAATGGCGATTCTGGCAACGCTGGGCTTCCGTGTACCGATGAAGCTCGAAGATGTAGACGTAAAAGGGATCAGTTCCGTGAGCAAGGAAGATATCGCCTATGGCAAGCAACTAGGTTATGAAATCAAACTGCTCGGACTGGCTCGTCGTGACGAAGAGGCGATTGAGGTAAGTGTGCAGCCGACTCTGGTTCCGAAATCTCATCCACTCGCTTCCGTAAATGGTGTCTTTAATGCCGTGTACGTACATGGGGAAGCGGTAGGAGAAACCATGTTTTACGGGCCAGGCGCAGGTGAATTACCGACTGCTACCGCCGTTGTGTCTGACCTGGTCACTGTCGTCAAAAACAGAAAGCTAGGAGTGAATGGACGCGGAATGGTTGCTCCATACAAAGAAAAAGTGCTGAAAGAAGACAGCGAAAAATTCTCTAAATACTTCCTGCGCATCGTAGTTGCAGATAAACGCGGTGTTCTTGCTCAAATTACGCAGCTGTTGGCTGACAAAAATATTTCCCTCGAGCAGGTCATTCAGCAACCGTTCAACAACGGTCGTGAAGCGGAGATTATCATGATTACACACCTGTCCTCAAAAAGTGACATGGATGCGGTACTGGCTTACATGGAACAGATGGATATCGTATCAACTGTGCAGAGCTGCTACCGTGTAGAAGGGGGAGACAAATAA
- the thrC gene encoding threonine synthase, with protein MVSNRQSGILARYREFLPITEKTPLVSLHEGNTPLIHAPNLSKQLGVELYVKYEGLNPTGSFKDRGMVMAVAKAVEEGSNTIMCASTGNTSAAAAAYAARSGLRCIVLIPNGNIALGKLAQAIAYGAEVIAIDGNFDEALDIVREITAKEPITLVNSVNPYRIEGQKTAAFEVCDALTDAPDILAIPVGNAGNITAYWKGFEEYFAAKKSSRLPKMYGFQAAGAAPLVHGEPVANPETIATAIRIGNPASKDGALNAISKSSGLVDSVTDEEILHAYHLLAKSEGVFCEPASAASLAGIIKLHEAGRLQPGSQIVCVLTGNGLKDPNIALKLVGEEPRSVPATHEAVMELVRQSGREFVS; from the coding sequence ATGGTTTCTAATCGACAGTCTGGCATTCTGGCACGTTACCGGGAATTTCTCCCGATCACGGAAAAAACTCCGCTGGTCAGCTTGCATGAAGGAAATACACCCCTCATCCATGCTCCAAACCTTTCCAAACAATTGGGGGTAGAGCTGTACGTCAAGTACGAGGGGCTCAATCCGACCGGCTCTTTCAAAGATAGAGGCATGGTCATGGCTGTAGCCAAAGCGGTAGAAGAGGGAAGCAACACAATCATGTGTGCTTCGACGGGGAATACATCAGCAGCAGCTGCGGCGTATGCGGCACGCTCAGGTTTGCGTTGTATCGTCCTGATCCCGAACGGCAATATCGCACTGGGCAAGCTGGCACAGGCCATCGCTTATGGTGCAGAAGTCATCGCGATTGACGGTAATTTTGATGAAGCGCTCGATATCGTTCGCGAAATTACAGCGAAAGAGCCGATTACACTCGTGAATTCCGTGAACCCTTACCGGATCGAAGGACAAAAGACTGCGGCATTTGAAGTATGCGATGCGCTGACGGACGCACCTGACATTTTGGCTATTCCGGTTGGTAACGCAGGTAACATTACAGCCTACTGGAAGGGCTTCGAGGAATATTTCGCAGCCAAAAAATCGAGTCGCTTACCGAAGATGTACGGATTCCAGGCAGCAGGGGCAGCGCCGCTGGTTCATGGCGAACCCGTAGCCAACCCGGAAACGATTGCGACAGCGATTCGCATTGGCAACCCGGCGAGCAAGGATGGCGCTTTGAATGCCATTTCGAAATCAAGTGGTCTTGTCGATAGTGTAACGGACGAAGAGATTTTGCATGCCTATCATTTGCTGGCGAAGAGTGAAGGCGTGTTTTGTGAGCCTGCCTCGGCAGCATCGCTGGCTGGTATTATCAAACTGCATGAGGCTGGAAGGCTTCAACCTGGCAGCCAGATCGTGTGCGTGTTGACTGGAAACGGACTAAAAGATCCAAATATTGCTTTGAAGCTGGTAGGTGAAGAGCCGCGTTCAGTTCCGGCGACACATGAAGCTGTGATGGAGCTGGTTCGTCAAAGCGGGAGAGAATTTGTATCATGA